GTTGTCGAATCAAAGAATGGTGATGGAGATGAAGGTGGCTCCAGAATGTCTCTGTATCTTGATACCATTAAAACAGATACCAAATAAATAACAGAGAGCGCAAGGAATTGAGCTTGTCGATTCTCTTCAACCATATCTCGATAGACGACTCCTTTAATTCTTGTAATATCTGAATCCTGCACCAGTCGTTCTACATTTTCCAGACCATCCGGAGATCTCTTTTCAAGTGCTTCTCTCACAAATTCCATAAtgcattgatttttctttgttgagTTGGTTTCGTATCTCGGAGTATCTGGCTGTTGAATTCTTGAAGCCAGGATATGACGAACAGTTACGGTTGCAGAAATTCGAAGTGATTGACGAAGAACACCCCCAGCTGGCATATTCTTTTCTTGTTCcaattcagaaaatgataCTCCTGAAGCAAGAACGAATGTATCGACGAGACGTGCGAAACGCATCAGGAATCCAGCAGACACAGAAATCGGAAGTTGCTGTTGACAAGGATCCACAATTTCCATATCGTTGTTCGGAGCTGTCGCACTGGCCAAAAGTGGTAATAGTCCTCCGCAAGCCATGATAAGACTATCAGATAACTGGGAGACCACGTGAACAACGTTTCCAACGAATActtgattttcagatgcatTACATTGATCAGATATTCCACATTCGgccctgaaaaattgaaaatgttgtcttttgaaaactttttgaactttgaaaagtatttttaaaaacttttgaaatcctcaaaaaaaaggttcccggtttcgacacgacaatttttgttaatacattggtaaaaagtttaaatattactgtagtttcaaactttcgttgctgaggaattttcatagattttaatAGTTTCTCGATGAACATATGgcgaatttaatttattttaaaaaccaatgaactttgttttttgttcgaatatttgattaaaaacatACACTTTCCACTCATCAACCACTCGTTCAATTCCAGATAAAAGATCAGCCAGAAGACGAACATGAACATCTGACCATGCAAATTCTGGAGCACGATATATCGGCGTTGGCTCCatttttgctctgaaaaattaataattatctAGGACAAAACCTTGCTCAAAGTCCTTACTCTTCTCCACCACTTTCACTTCGTTCTGCCTTGATTTTCGCTTCAGCCAACTTCCTCTTAAACTTCTCAAAACTGACTTTCGAGTGAGCAATTGCAAGTGTATCCACCCAAACTCTCCATCCACCGTACTCATTACGAAGTGCGTGGTGTAGAAGAATTGAGAATGCTTCCCAAACAAGTTCGCTGACTTCGTTTTGAGATTCTGTAGTGTGGAACACGTAGGCTAAGCCTATAAGCCAATCTTGCCAAACTGACATTTGGAGGATAGTTCTGAAATtaaggtttttaaattaaaatattttaaaaataaaatcacaaaCCTCCGATTCTCTTTGCTTTCTCTACATAAATTGATTATATCAATGAGGAAACACTTTTTAATCTGAACAATATTTTCCGATTCTTCACATTGACTTATCACATGAGCAATGACTTTCAAAAGATGAGgattttcaaacttccatTCTGGTTGAGCTGGTTGATGGCACGCGTAGGTGAAAGTTGGTGTCATTTGTTCGACGAGAATCTCCAGGAGAACGTTATAAGTTGGTAGTGAGAGAACTTTCTTGTGAGACAGCAGACGTTCTCCGATTAACGAGAAAAGATTTTGATTTCCCATTGACTCCGTCTTCCTCTTCAATGTTGACCGTGAGAGGAAAAATCCAAGTATTTTGAGAGCCGGAATTCGAATCAATTCATTTGGAGCAGCAAGaagattaaaaataattccaagTGCCTTATTCTTATCAATTGCAGGTATCATAATGGCTGGATGCTCAGCAAGCAATCTTGTCACAAGAGCCAGGACATCATACAAATTGTCATCTTCTCTTACAGTAGCCAGTAAATTCAACAATGTATGTACTTCTTGATCACGTACTCTCTCTTCCTCTTCAGGCCCAGCTGATGCAATGATAATTCGATTAATAAAAGTAAGAATAGAACTTCTAATAGCAACGATATCAGCCGTTGCAAAGTTCTCCGGTCTTTCTTCAATTGTATAATCAGAAACCGTCTGTGGAAGTGCCAACcagtaaaaatgtttcaacgtATGACACATTTCAATGACCGTTGGAACCCGTCTGAGCATCTGTGAGAAGTTGTTATTCGCCAGGAAATCAGTGGCCAAATATTGATAGAGATGTACTTGAACCTCTGGACGTGCTCTGATCCACAATTTCGgattgaataaaatataatcGAAAAGATGCTTGAGAAGTGGACCACCAGCTGGGCAACGGAGCAAGAACTTCGCAATATGGATGAGTTGTTCAAGAACTTTCATTGATAAATGTGATGGTGAAGCTTTCTGAAGGCAAGATGATATAATCAAGAATCCTTTGCTATGGAAAAGCTGCTGCTGAGAACTTTGTGAACTTGAGAGCAAAAGTGCAATCAGAGAGAGGAGGGTTTgactggaaaattgttttattaaacaaaatttaaaaataaataatcttACCAAACTTCTCCATCAATCGAATTATCATTTGAAGATGGCAAATCAATCTGGGCAAAAAGTGGAAGTAAAATCTGAATTCCTCCAACAGATTGAAGAGATTTGTGGATCGAATGGGTTGTGATAACTTCAACTCCCTCTTTCATAACAGCATGTGGAATTTGCACAAAATACGTGCTCGCTGCAGTTTTTGGAGGAGTGTAGAGGCACAGTTGTCCATGGCAGTTCTTGGGGCAATAAGCGAATACCAAGGATGAGTGAAGGTGGCCATCAAACAGATGCTGtagaaattagattttcaaaaattcaagaatttatcgaatttttaccTTTTTGTATCCTTCCGGCAAACTGGTCTCTGAATCGTGCTTGAACGTTGATTGATAAACAGGACCAAGACAGAATAGAGAATTGGCTTGTTGAAGTGTAAGTGCTTCTGCAAAAAGGTACATAGCACCCATTTGACCACAGAATGCACTGTTTGCCGTTCCATCAGCAGAAACACCAATCGAACAACGATCCCAGTTGGTTGCAGATGTTACTaccctgaaattatttttattagttgcagtaattaaaaaaatgtcgatttttcaattttaaacaaaaactaacCAGGAGAGTTCAATTGTCTCGGCAAGTTGTCCATCAATGAAACATTTAATATCACTTCGACCCCAACGGGAATAGCAATGTGCAATTGCAATGTGATGCCATTTTCTGGCTCCCAATTCTGCTCGAACACATCGTGATTGCTCTTTTCCTTTCGTTTTCTCTACATTCACAACCAAACAGTTTCCAGTGAAATGACATGAATATCCAACTCCTTTCGACGTTCGAAAACTATACAACACCGgttgttctttttcaaaagtgacACTGTTGAGCGGCTCCATTCGAAGCCACGTGGCAAATGTCCATCCTTGCTGATATGGCATCGTTTTGATTGGTGGTAAAATAATTCCCTGAAATTGCAAAAGGTTTGCATGataaattattcagaaaatttacatACAGATTGATCTTTTCCTGGGAATGAGAAAAAGACGTCTGCACTATCATGCTGTGGCATCTCCTTTAGCACATGAAGCAACTTCAACGAGTTTGGAGgctgaaaaaacaataaattagtTGAATATTATACAACTTGAAATTGACGAATTCTACATTTAGGTTGTCTAGCTCTCTGTCAGCTATCAGTTTCAATTCATAAATGAAtggatttttctataatttcaaaacaaacccATTGTTCTTTTGTAGATTTCAGAGCCCGAAGGAGATGTTTAGTCTGCTTCACGTTAATCGAATAAGCGACTAGTGCAGCAATAATTTGAACGAGTAGATCGGCAAGAAGTGGTGGTGCTTCTGGTAGTATATCGAGAACTCTAAAAAATAACTGTGTTCTCAAAAtaagttaaataaaaaatctcacTTTGATATTAATCCCACACGCGTGCACGCTTCCAAATTTCGATTGCTTTTTTTCATAACTGCCAAAAATAGACTCCatatttcattctgaaaaattgaaaattaacaaaaatctCTATTAATGTATTTTCTGACAAACCTGCAAATCATAATCACAATGCGACAATAGTGTTAACATATGATCAACATTCGCGGCATCTTCAATCACAAATTTCGATTCCTGATCAAAATGTCCGCCAACGAGCAAATTGAAGAGATTATCCACAACTTGAGTACGATCTGTGTTGGGAGAATTCGAATGAAGCACAGTTACAAGTCGTTGGATCGTCTCATCTGCGCCTTCTTCATTTGAATGAATTAAAGTGGTCTTGGAGAGAAGTCGCGGAAGAGAAGAAGTCACATCATcctgaaattcaataattaaatgattttttacaaatgtaTTGGAAGCCAGCAGTTTTTATATAGCAGGCATTCGTTTTCTTTCTtgttgctttaaaaaaagtgaacataAAAAGCTCTGAAggcaaaataaaattgaaagcatTATAGTTAGTTCTCAGTAGCACCTATTCATTCAATAACGACATGCTCATTCATTCTCAGTCACCACCAACACTGAATGGAATAGAAATGTTGAATGATTTGGAGAAGGACGCCAAACTTCCACGTCTCGAAATGTTTCCAGTCGCACTATAACTGTCACGACGGCTTTGTGTTCCAGGTGTTGATGGTTGAGTCAAATCgtattcgatgaaaaattgagccGGTGTCAGCTCTTCCGGCTGTGAGATTTTGAGAATAAGAATAAAGGTGTACAACAAATAAATgggcacattttcaaaaaaagggggaattttttaaatcaatttcctTGAATATTTCTATATAAAATCTCACCTCTAATTCCAATTCTTTTCCTTCTGGTAACGGCGGAAGTGATTCTATCGCATTCGGCGGTGAAACTTCTTGAGATGGCGTTGGAGCTAAAACTGATGGAACAACAATTTCTTCCGAATCCTCTTCCTTTTTCGCAGCGTCAGAAGGATCTCCAGGAGCTTCATcgtcaatatttttgaaaacactcGGACTTGACGCATCGGCcgctctgaaaaatcaaaaattaacgTGTTAGTAATatatattgaaacaaaaatgctTGGCAGCtataaatttgttcaaaacaatttttgaatccaAATTTCATATAAATCTACGAACTTActtcgaaatttgaataaaaattgaaatttccatctAAATTTTTACATGAGGTTTTTTGGCATAAACTTTGActtgcaaacaaaaaaaagatttcgtCTCAAAATCTTAGTTTTTCTCAGACAAATCTCGATTTTcgtttgcattttttcattttctctcaaattttgagccatgaattcacattttttagcccaatctcgaaaaaaaaataaaatattaaactcGTTGCGAAACTATGCAACGCCACGTGTTACAGTTTCAcagaaattgaattatttttcgcTGGGAGGTCTcgacaaaattgaattttcttaatttttctatttaatttcaaaatatgtattaACTTTTTACTTGCTTTCAAAATAGGCTAAAAATCCTGCAAATAGCAGGAAAACCTTGTCAGAATTTCTTACAAAATgactaattttaaaagaaaaaactcacgaaTCATCCAATCCTAAATCGACAGTTTCCATATTTGACTCTTCGTCATTcacttcttctccttcttccaCCGGAATCTCGACAATTCCTGcacaaaaacaaatattggTTTTTACCAAATacgaaaaaacttttaaaaagttgtgtaaaaatcgataaaaactcACCATTTTCTTGAACAGGAGGACCCGATTCATTGTGCGAAGTTTCAGAGATCTCCATTCAAataatctctgaaaaaaacaattttcagatggaaattCTCTAAATACAAAGAACACTTGGGTAAAAGTACGGAAAAGTCGCACTTTGACGTGAGCGTGTTTGCGTACACAGAGGGAAAcgttttgcaaatatttttggcagCTTTATCTCTGAGTTTagcaataaatgtttttatgaaGCTCAAGAGACACACTgtcaaaaatattacaaattgTTTCAGATGATGAGAAATGTGAATCAAAAAGCAATCAGAAAGAGGCAAACCAGTGGAAACCGTcaggaaaaaacaaattattgtgataaaaataaaaattcgcaTATTTTTcctatcatcatcatcatttttgttCTCGTCAATAACTACTAACTATATATGGTTATGAAGTGGAACGAGACGAACGCAAAcaaaaagagacgcagaatgTGTGAGATAGATACGAGGGAGTGCGCGGGACAAGAAGACCAAAAGAGAACGGAGCCTTCGGTTAATCAAGGTGAAAAAGGGATACATAGGGTATGCAAATGTAAGAGAGACATAGAGAAAGCCGAcgagaagacgaagaagaggACCTTTTGTCCTTTTTTCACATTCAATCGCAAGTGGTAGAAGGAGGAAACGGGagagaaaaagttttggtcTTAATGCAACAAAATTGCTTTAGAAATCAAAAAGCGCAGCCGAGCGAAATTGGAATTTGCAGGAAGACGTAGCTacacttttctttttgagaattcatttattctggaatttttaaactaagaaacgagaaaaaattcaatcgcAATTTAGGAAACGTCTTTTCatataataaatgtttttaaaaatcagccTCCACTTAACGCAGctgaaataaatatgtttAGATTGATCGGTAGAGCAGAAGTCCCGTCATCTACACATTGTCCAAGAAGGGCGACCCGTAAAAAGTCATTATTCCGCTACTGAATcgtcttgttttttttgtcggCACACtatatactcaaaaaaaacgcTGTGCATTTTTAATCACAAGTTGCTTTTCAGATAACTGCTGAATGggagtgaaaatttgaagataaatttttagatctacaacgaaaaaaattagattattGTGCGCACGTAGAGCAGGCATCTTCGAAAACATGAATACTGAGAAAAAGTTGAGCTCTCAGGATGTGTACTAGCATCCGGAAAAGGAATTCACTATAGAGGAAGCTGTTCGTCATTTAGAACGACTACCTATTAAAAGTACTAGTACCAGCCAACATCTTCTATTCAATCTATGCttgaaaacttatttcaaaCGTCGGAATGGAttaacgaaaaatttaaaatataaaaaaaacaaaaattgatgttgattctgatgaaaaaactgaaaaaatgctacaaaaattgacgaaaaaaacacaaatattgTTTGTCCACGAGGACTACACGGACTGGGGACTAGAAACCAACACTATAAACTTCTCGGCCAGCTcgttaatttagaaaattttcaaacaaattctATTGAATTTCGCGAAGGAAAacgttttaaatatttgataaaTCATTTTTGTGAAGAGGAAGTTATAAAATCCAACCAGATTAGTAATCCcctttctttcaaaaataaaaatgctcgacaaatagaaaaatcaagtCAAAGATCTTCATATAACTTCCTCACAGGTGATCtctagatttaaaaaaaaaaaagtgtaggaAACTCAATCTAATACTAGCTGCTAGGCGTGCAAAAAAGTGCCACCGCACTTGAATTCTCTCTTCAAAACTCTCCGATTCACAGATCATAATCGGATTTCGCCGTTTTCTTTCCTTTGTTAGTGTGTACACAAAACTTCTGCCAACTATcgtgacaatttttaaatgaatcgCAATTTTTTACCTGTTAACTTGGACTTGAGTAAGCCTCATGGCActtgaaaatcatcaaaaaatccgaGTCTCAATTCGAAATAAATCAAGCTATGAAAAAAAGCAACACCAAAAAACATACAAAGACAAATAAGAACAAGAGTATTCACttggttttcaatttcaaaatttccgctgtgctttttgattttagacTCCGGAAGACGCCTTTTCACTCGAATGAACGCAAAATTTGTGACGTTTTTACTgctttttctcttcaaaaatattttatttctttcatctcaaaaatgaaacaaaaattgatgcCAGAAATTGTCAGAAGGCTAAAATGAACTAAAAATTGGCAGAGATTCTGGCAATTTATTTCCCAAGGCAATTAGTTAAAAAACGTTCGTTTCGAAGGCCGAAAAGGGAAAATTGAGAACAGCGAATAGAAAAAACTGGTATGTTTTGAGGGACGATTCAAAGTGAGATATCATTAAATTtcggagaaaaagaaaaggttCGAAGGACACATGTGACACctaaaacatctgaaaatagccatcttttcagaaaagtttataaacaaaaattaattgcagTTTTTCGTTGAACttaatgaaattcaaataacttAACCGAAGcctagattttcaaataaaatttgtaaagccaaaatgtattattaaagttttccaccgacagtttcaaaaaagtttccagccAGTCAACAGTCATCTTAAGTTCATGAGGTAATTCATACTTTCATATTTGGGAATGGAAGATTTAATTCTCTTACACGGCCATGTGTCGAATTACGCAGATCGTACACTTATTGAGCATTTATTTTCTATGCATAGAATTTAGggtaatttctcaaaaatatttcctcaTGAATCccatacaaaaataaatacacaACTCTTCCCTAGGAGttcacgagctgcgtaaatcggcACATTTCCAAATACGAAAGCTCTTTTCAAACTTCAACATTTTGCGTTAATGCAGATAATTTTGACTAGCTGGAAACTTTCTGAATTCGACATATTTCCGTGTATACTTCTTTAAtccatcttcaaaaaattaattggaagGTGCTGCCAACATATTCTGGATGGAATGATCAACCAAATGACCGTCATTCACAATTAATCCTTCTGATCCTTTTCGGGTTGATTGACATTGATGATGCCTACACGGAGTTCATCAAATCCCAAACTCTCCAAAGAAAGTGGCAGCCTCCCAGAAGCCCGCCCAGGAGTGAAGATGTGAAGAgtgaaaattgtgagaaaatctCTTGAATATATATCAACTCTTATCAAGATTTCATGGTTCacgttttaaaatgttaagaTTCATCAAAATGCTTACCATTTTAAAGATCAAATCCATTCATTttgatttctgaaagttttaacttttaaaaagatGCATATTTACATGATCCGCAGTAGTATACATCGAAGAAATCTATGATATACGCCTTGTATAATTCTAGATAAAAGTTAATCAATTTAAGtattgtcaaaaagtgacaatttcagtttttgaaacatttgaagttAACTAAAAACGAGattattttcttttgcaattttgtatTGTATGAAACTCTATTCCGGAAAAAAGATActtcaataaaattgagaGTGTTCAAAGCATTTAGAACTTAAGGAGAATGTGATTTTCAGAACTTGATCTAACTctgaatatataatttttgggtttatgtcaaaaaataaacggcaaaatgtagaaatctTTGATGTCCGCTGCTGTAACCTTttgaaacatctgaaaatcattttacATCACTTGGAGAGTATATATTTTCTAACAGGGATGAAGTAACGCCAGTTCCACTGGCGTTACTTCATCCCTGTTAGAAACTATTCCGAAATGCCTTCTTCCAGATAGTGTCTTTAAAATTCGCGTGCCTAGATTCGCTCTGAAGGTACGTCACTTTTGAAGGAACGGTAATCATCGTAGCTTCAAGTGTCACAACTGTTTATTTCTGACAAACTATGTACACAGCATGTTCTCTCAAAAATCCTCCTTTCCCCTAATTGTTGCATAACATTCTCctccttttttctctcttcttccctttcaattttcatctcACCTGtccttttcaacaaaatctcTTCTGCCATTGGTCATCTTTATCCTAACAAATCGCCTCTGGTCACTTATATGACACCCGGAAACCTGTTCATCTCTCCTTCGGAAAAGAAGGCAAAATGGCGTAAGAAACCGGTCGTCGTCTGGCGTCTCTTCGTCTTACACACTTTTCCACACACGCTTGACCATTTTCATCTCAATTTACATTTCCAGACGACAGGCGCTGCTGCACGGACGCCCTTCTGTTGTGAATCATATTCTGTCAGCAGCTTTCTCAACTTTCCcgattcatatttttattcggTTTTCCCCGTCTTCTCGACAGTTATAGATGAAACGGTGAgctccgaaaaattttgagattcaaTGATGAGAGAGCTCAATTGATCTTTTGGATTGATTAATCTCAAGATCTCGAGATCTCGACAAAGATGCATGAAAGTCTAGAATTCTTTGCATCAAGCCTTGAAATTGGAAGATTATTTTCAGCCTTCTCCTATTATGTGCACTATGCTCATTTCATGTTCAAGCTCAAAAGTCTGGTCCTCCTGGCCCAATGTCATCACACTTTGTTGATTGGCTCATTGCTCACGGgtaattaatatttgaaattcttgaaacTAACTCTTAAAATGAAGACTAAAATATCTAACCAATTTTGGTAGAAtgccaaaaaagtttcaaaaagtgttcctCGAAGGCttataaatgtaaaaaattatgtaaaattaagaattgccgaaattgccgaatggcgaacattttcggcaatatcCAAACCTAgctgtatttcaaaaaatacaaatttctttTTAGTATTCGAttagtctttttttcaaaataaaatgctTCAACCTTCGAGTGAGATAgcattttgagcttgaaaaaagcaatttttcaataaaatgctacctaaatttaaaaaatttgcaaaatcatATTTCCGGCTATCcggaatttcagaaattgccggttttttttaaatttcggacAAATGCTAAGGCCTATCAAGTAAGCATAAGGTATACTTGCCTATCATGGATGCCTTAGATTTTGCACTTATTTTGCCATTGCATATAAGCTGTTAAATTTAGATTATTAGTACAAAActaatcaaaattaaaactctacaataatttcagataCGAACAAGATGCATTTGATCGACCAGATGTCGGACCAGCTGGAAGCTTTGGAGGCAAAACTCGATCAGGTGACCCCGTGGAAAAAGAGCCCGTAATTTTCATCCATGGCTCCGGAGACACTGCTCTATTCACTCAACAACCATTGGCTACAGGCTTTAGCCGTAGTATTCAGTactttttggaacaaaattaCACAGAAGCCGAATTATATGCAACTACTTGGGGAGATACATGGGGTAGTGGATCTATGTTGGATACTTATTCAACTATTCATACctgtggaaatttgatttatttaagAAGGTTTGTGTTTTTACTTTATTAAGCaaactttttatcaaattttccacaaaaaatctttcaaaaagtgattgTTTTCCAGATTCTTGGAAGCTGTAATTGGGTACACAGGAGCTAAGAAAGTTGATATTATTGCTCATTCCGTTGGTGTTCCTCTTATGAGAAAAGTTGTGAAAGGAGGAACTTTGATTGGAACAGACGGAAATTGCACATTGGGTCCACCACTTGGAGCAAAAGTTGACACTTTTCTAGGAATTGCCGGGCCGAACTTCGGACTGTGCGTCTGTCAATTGGCTCAAACTGTTCCCGCTTGGTGCAATGCGTTGGATGGTTTGTATCCAGGATATACTTGTCAAGATCAGGTGCGTGTGAGAATGAcgtaaaatttgtttgaaataaagCACAACGGCTTTGAAAAAAGGTTAAGGAAAACTAAAAGTTTATATGTTTCGAAGCACCAAGAAATGCTCTGGAACCTAGTAAGTAGGCACAACAAAGTTTGCCTGCCTTATGCCTACACGCGTCAATACTGCCcaagtttaaaattaactgaaataaAAGCATAACAACGGGTAAATCTACAAGTTTGAGGCCACCAAACACCGGTGTATCCTTTGAAATACATTGAATAGGTATTAGGTAGGCACTTCTTCTCcgcttcaattttaaattatctgACTCTTCCAGCTGTGGTGTGGATACACATCGGGAAGTTGCAAGCAAGAAAACTACTCGAATCTTCTCCAAAAAACCAACGACGATCCAAATCGAGAAGGAGATCATGTGTATGCAATGTGGAGTGATGTTGATGAAGTTCTTCTGAATCGAGGAATGGTTTGGGGTAAACCAACAGCAAGAATTCCAGGTAACCAAAGTTTTGCCGTTCTTTAGAAACCGTTTCAAAATTCAGGAATGAACGGTCGCTGGATAAGTGATCGTAATGGCCACGTGGCAATGAA
The nucleotide sequence above comes from Caenorhabditis elegans chromosome III. Encoded proteins:
- the lips-3 gene encoding Lipase (Confirmed by transcript evidence); protein product: MKRLLLLCALCSFHVQAQKSGPPGPMSSHFVDWLIAHGYEQDAFDRPDVGPAGSFGGKTRSGDPVEKEPVIFIHGSGDTALFTQQPLATGFSRSIQYFLEQNYTEAELYATTWGDTWGSGSMLDTYSTIHTCGNLIYLRRFLEAVIGYTGAKKVDIIAHSVGVPLMRKVVKGGTLIGTDGNCTLGPPLGAKVDTFLGIAGPNFGLCVCQLAQTVPAWCNALDGLYPGYTCQDQLWCGYTSGSCKQENYSNLLQKTNDDPNREGDHVYAMWSDVDEVLLNRGMVWGKPTARIPGMNGRWISDRNGHVAMKDLTELRQFEAIVHHSI